A region of the Melanotaenia boesemani isolate fMelBoe1 chromosome 6, fMelBoe1.pri, whole genome shotgun sequence genome:
ACGTTCACCAAGATCTTTGTGGGAGGCCTTCCTTATCACACAACGGACGCAAGTCTGAGAAAGTATTTCGAGGTCTTTGGAGACATCGAAGAAGCTGTTGTTATAACTGATCGACAGACGGGGAAATCCAGAGGTTATGGATTTGTAAGTTTCAACATGTTGATATGTCTTAAGGGACTTTTGAAAACTGGTAGTACACACGCACAGTCGTGGATCAGTTGTTCAGTGTTGGCACTGAACTGTTTCCTGCTCTCACAACAGGTTAGAAATTGGTAGTTTGTAGTTGTGCCAGAAAGACAGAGATGGCTTATAAACTACtggaaaaaagattttttttttttaacaatgttaaGTGAGGAAAGACGAAATATTTTATCACGGTTTTATATGATCTCACGAAGTCATGAAAAATATGTGACAGAATTGGATAGTAGCACAAGATGAATGGAAAATGTGTTGTCTTTAGGTGACCATGGCCGACCGGGCTTCAGCTGACCGAGCCTGTAAGGACCCCAATCCCATTATAGATGGCAGGAAAGCCAATGTGAACTTGGCCTACCTGGGGGCGAAACCCAGAGTCATTCAGCCAGGTGAGAGTTCATGCCACTACTCACTCATCTACTTGGACTGACAGTGttgcataaaaacagaaatagcCTTAACTGTAAAGATGTAAGATGTAATTCAAAGTTAGCTGCTTAATATCCTTATATTTGGACAAAAAATACTGATACTTCCATGTATGTGTACTTTGTTCAAGCAAATCCTcaagatttgaaaaaaaaaacaactaacaaTTGTCTGTCTTAATTCTAGGATTTGCATTCGGTGTGCCTCAGATCCATCCGGCATTCATCCAAAGACCTTATGGGTATGTTAAGGTGTAAAACCTCTGTGTCTGTAACAAAATCTGTCTATATAAAATGGAAAACCACTTGTTATGATCATATATaatctgttttaattgttttcaccTTGAATGAGGACATATgcgtgttttatgtttttttcctctgcttgGGGGGGTGGACTGTAAAGGAAGTGCGCATTTGTCCCCAGCCACTACAGGACTTGACTTCACGCTGTCTATCTCTTTCTGATCTGACAGGCTCGGTAACGGTTAAAATAGCTGATGAAGGGACATGATGATTTGAGGAATAGCTGAGTCTGCATTGGGCAGAGCACTAAAGTGTTACCTGTATACTCTGACATACACAAACGAGCTGAAATGGTGACTAGATGCATGGAAgtctttggtttttgtttttatttgattttattttcagttttctatAGTCAATAGACTGGTGTGTGCCTTGTTTTCAGTATGATGTGGTGTTCAGCTTAACTGTGTGCCTATCTCTACTTGCAGTGGGGGAGGTGGGGTgtgcggggggggggggggggggtgtacaGACTTTCAGTATTGATAGGGAGTTATAACTCTGCAATGGAGTGTTCCctcttttacctttttaatgATTGTGCTTTagcctgtgattttatttattttatttgattcttTTCCAGTTTCTAGttaacattaaatgttttgttgtcaAAGGGGCGGCTGATGATCACTCACAGTATTTTAATTTCACTATAGATCCcctgcaacaaaacaaactctGGCTTGCATGCAGGACTTCTTATTCTGTTTCCTTACCCAtgatgctgtgtttttttttcttcacttttttatatacatattctATTAACCTATTCCCTTTACTTCTGATGAACCCcattttttatgctttgaaGCTTTCTTGTCACTCCAGTGATTGTATGCAAAAAAAAGCATAGCAAACATACCCCACCTAACAAAAAGAAACGTTATGAGCAAATAATAAGACTCCTAATTAAATCTTAGACAGTAGATGACTTTACATGGGATTAtatattcattatttatctgtgaaataataaaacagactaaaatgGTGCTGTACTTTAGGTTGGAGACAGAGATCTTAGACACCAGCTGTTGGCTACAGAGATCTGCATGGCCTCTCAAATTCAGATGGAAAATGGGAGTCACTCAGCGGTGCTGTTAATAATGTATGGCAAAGACAGGGCCGCTCGGCTATGGACAACAGGTGGGCTAGGCCATGCGCCTGTGAAGGCTTTTGGTTACGTGCTGGGGATTACCCATGTGTCCTGGTGATTTACAAAGCACCTTTATTTAGCTCATAACTTTCAGGACGACAAAATGTTCACCCCCTCGCTTTCAAAAGACATTGATAAAGACATGTGCTCTTTTAGCATTTAAACACAtcataattaaaaaaggaaaaaatggtgCCAAAGGAAAGTATAAAGGATATTATAGTTTCTGTCTTgtcaagtaaaataaataaaaagagaaaatccagaTATAATTTTACAAATTCAAACTTGTATATTCATTATACAGCCATGGGACAAAAGCATTAGCTGTTGTTGTCAGTGCCCCAGCATTGAATCAGCTGGAACACCTCCAGTCTGATCATAAAAAATTCAGGAAAGTCGCTGAAACAGTAGTGCAGCGAAGGTAGTTGCTGTGGCCGACGAGCAGTCTGCCATGTGGCACTGAAGGAGAAGATCGTTTGTCCTTTGGAGATGACAAGAGGAGCAAAAATAGCATGCTTCCAGCCTCCCTTGTCAGTCAAGTtggtgtgtgtatatttgtgtgtgggAGGGTATATCTGTAGGAGGGGGAGGGATGGGGTAGAGACACTTATATGTGGACAGATATACTTCACACCTGCTCCTCAGTATATTTACTGAGGGTGACTTCAACACAAGTTTTAAGTGGGGACGAGTTTACCCAGATACAAAGTTTTGTATTTGTCCACTTATACCCTGGTCCTTTGCTCCTGTTGCTCTTAAAATTGACTTCCTTGTTCTTACACAGTTTTCTCcgtaaaagttaagttaatAAATTTCTTTCAAACAAATAATATAACAGGGGCTCTACAGAACCTTACACATCAAAGGTACACACTTGAAAAGATgctaaaatcaatttaaaagcTGCATTGACAGCAGTTTGGCTGCTCATTCAGAGAGcctattttttgtgtttttagggACCTATTAACACGTGTGGGCATGTCTATATGTGTGCTGTTGGTGTGGACAGAATAATGTCCACCTGTTGTGTTGACATGTTGTGTTTGGTGATAAGCTCGCATTTTGTCAAATATGGTTTTCAGTGGTTTTCATTGGTGCAGAGCTTGGCTGTGTCTTCTTTTAATGCCTTCAAGTGTTTCAGATTCAGgtgcttaatttatttatttattaaaagctgcgcttgtgtttctttgtggttttgctgctttttaactGGTCATTTCTAGGTAGGGTTCTGTTTAATGAATGGATTTGCTGTGCTCTGAGGACTGGATTGACATATTTGGCACCTGCTTTTCAGTTTTCCAGAGTTTAGTTTCAGCGTTGGAAATTCAACCTAGTGTAGTTCCGCTCTGAacctgtgtgtctttgtgtcctACAGGATCCCAGCCCACTATGTCTATCCTCAGGCCTTTGTCCAACCCAGTGTGGTGATCCCTCATGTACAACCATCTGCTGCTACagcaacagctgctgctgcaaccTCCCCATACCTTGACTATACTGGAGCAGCTTATGCCCAGTACTCTGCTGCTGCCACggctgctgccgctgctgctgcttaTGAGCAGTATCCATATGCAGCCTCACCAGCACCAACGAGCTACATGACTACTGCAGGGTATGGATACACTGTCCAACAGCCACTCGCCACTGCTGCCACCccaggagctgctgctgctgctgcagccttcAGCCAGTACCAGCCCCAGCAGCTCCAGACAGATCGCATGCAGTAAAAACCATGAAGACTACCTTCAAAGTTGGAAAAAAAGGGAGGTTCCCTCCTCCAGTGAAGAGGGTGAAATTAGGACAGACAGTAAAAGTTGTCATCACAAGTTTAACTTTATCAATCCTTCTACCAAAGAGCCTGAAGAAAATATGGAGACAGATGAGAAATAACTGTAAATTTTATTCAAGTGACAACAGTATTGGATGTAtatgaatatttaatatttattcagcATTAAAATATTTCCTGTTAACTGAAATACACTCATTAGACCTCATGTGAACCATTACTGAACTTTGGATGTACAGTGGAATTTGTATGAAACTCCCAACTGCTTTCATGTCTTATGATTGGGTTTCTTCCactacattttaaaaaccaacaaaaacacgTAGATAAGAGCAGTGGGTTACATCATCATCCAGTTTTTAGTATTTATAGTTTCGGACCACTACTTTCCTTGGTAAAGCTATGCATACGTTAAAAGGGAAGTCAGTATTTTGTTGGGACTGCATTTGAACTGAAGTAGATTAGACACCCTGAAGAAGTTCCATTTAAACTGTCTTTTCTTGATGGTACATATGAAAAATGATAGCTGAAGCTGGTAAAAGCACTCACCTTTTCTTCCCTTTGCATTACACCTCAAGAAAACTGAGCAAAAGGGAAGAAGCACTACTGAATGTGAATCtttcattttgataaaaaatgtttcatagAGTGCCTTTTAAATTAtgctatttatgtatttattctgGAGCCTTACAGCAATAAaccctttattattatttcttccaCTATGGATCTATGAAGTCTGCTGTAGAACATCTTcacatgtgctgctgtgtttctcATGTTCAAGAGCATGTGATGGTTATTTAAGCACAGCTTAACAAATTGCTGCAGTCTATACAAAGAACAAATAAGTGAAATGTGGAAAGAAGTTCAAaggtttttctattttctgtagttttaatgttgttgtCTCTAAGATTTGTAATTCTTAAATGTCGCTTTTTATACTTGACCAGTTTGATAAAGGACAGTGCATATGTATACTGCaatcttttaatatttctcACATTTGTTGTCTTTTGACATTAAATGGTTGTAATGCCAGGGCATCGCCCTTTTTCACCTTGTAATGCATGACTCCAAATATTGTAATTtgggaaataaaattaaaatttaccTTCATCCTCTTTGTCGATGTGCTCTCAAGTGTTGGTGTTGCTCACAGACTTAAAGTTGAATGATGAGAGGTGGTTGTTTCATGGTACTTCAGCATAATGGTCACTGACTTTTACATCCATGTATTTCTAATAAGAAATACAATCCTGACACAAATTTCTGAGACAGAAACCCAAGCAGAGAATTAAATACTTTCCAACTTATACACATTATAAAAAGCACATGATCTTTGACATTACATTGTTAGCGATGCACAGTCAAATTCTGGGCAGGTACTGACATTGTTAAAGGTGTCCAGTGACACTGATAGTTTTCCATATAGCTTTTTTTAATGCCAggaaaactataaaaatatacactataaaaataaataatatccgTTTTGAAGTAATTCCATCCTTAATCGCACTGTTTTTGAATGAAATGTATACAAAAAACTTTTCTCCCTAGGAGGGTGTGAGCGTTagtagttgtttgtctctgtgatggaccCATGACCTCTAGGTATAAGCAGGTATAGCTAATTGATGTAtagcttaaaaatgttttactctATTAAACTTTTACCAACTGAAAGACTTGTCAGTGcttggctcagtgggtagagtggtcgtcttgtagcctgagggttgccattCAATCCTCGCCCTGTCGAGCGCATGTTGAGGTGtctctgagcaagacaccgaatcCCAAATTGCTCCTAtcggtcgtggttagcgccttgcatggcagcttctgccatcagtgtgtgaatgcgatgtatgatgtaaagcactttgggtaaaagtgctatataaatacagaccatgtGGCCACACAACCAATTTtcctaagtttttttttgttgttgttgtctaacAATATTATGCAAATATAAATCTTTTCAGTTTCAGAGTTAAATTCATCCAACACAACAATAAGCCACACCAGATAAATGTCAGCTAATTACATTGGTTGATGGTACCCTGTTATATTCTATCATTGCAGTCAATAAGCTTAGTGCCAGCCAATATCATCGTTAGGCTTGTATATCTTTCTTTCCCTAATTGATGCACTTACTGCTCATGTGTCTGAGCAGAATAAAATAGTTGAAATGCCCATGTCTGTGAGAGACCTCTGACTGATAGAAGCCCTGTGGTCTATTCTGGTGTGTGGTACTGGGAAGTTAACAATGAATCATTTAGTGTGAGGTGGGATCATTTGTGCAGcgaaagactgaaaaaaaaaacggctTCAGTATTTGGGTATGTATTCTTGTTTTACTCTCTAAAACATGTATTGGTCTGAGAGTATTGCGATTTTTATGGAAATACAGAACATCATACAGTAAGTCCCTTAAACTTCCTTTTCGACATGGTAGACCATGCAACTCTTATTTTGTTTGGAAAGCTGTGTGGGTGTCAGGGGGACTGCTCTCAAGTGGTTTTATCTGACCTGAGTGGGAGGTCCTTTTCCAGTTAGGCTAGGGGACTCCACCTCATCTTCTGCTCCTCTGAACTGTGGTGTTCCCCAGGGTTCTATCCTTGGGCCAATTCTTTTTGCCCTGTACCTCTTCCCACTCAGGAagacttttagaaaacatggcATGTCTTATCATTTCTATGCTGATAACTGCCAAATTTACATGTCAATCGCCAGAAACAGCCACTGCTCCACTCAACTCAAGGCTTGGTTAGCCCAAATCTTTTCAAAGGGCAAGACTGAGATAATGCTGCTTGGAAATGCCCCCTTTGACTTGGGACCCCTCCAAAATTATTTTCGTCCCAAAGTCACCAGCCTTGACGTCACCCTGGATGGCAATTTTAAAATTGACCAACAGGTCAATGCCATtttaaaactgagtttttattACCTTTTGTCTTTGATGAAAagtgaaatctttttttatcttttaatctttttgaacAGGTTgtgcattattttatttcttctcacCTGGAAAGAAATGTGAACATATCACCCCTATTTTAGCTTCTTTGTACTTGCTGCCTGTacattttagaattgattttaagatcttattgtttgtatttaaagctttaaatggacTGCCCCCTCAATACATTACTGACTGCCTCCAAATTTACCCTCCAGCTCACACTCTGAGGTCCCAGGGCCAGTCCCACGGTCCCTAAGAAGAGACTTAAAACTAGAGAGGACAGGGCCTGGAACGTTCTGCCCCTCCATGTCTGATCTGCTCCCACAGTGGAGTGCTTTAAGTCTCGTCTAAAGACCCACTTTTATTCTCTGCCTTTTATAACTATGTAAGTTGTGTGGTTGGTCCtctgtgtcttttttatttattttatcttttcactagtttttattgttttaagaaGAACTTGTGgagctaaacagagaaacacttggttatttacttttaaaaattttattaatcAATATTGCTGATTtttgatgtgcagcactttggacgcgtgtctttgttttacaatgtgctttataaataaagtggattggacTGGATTTTTCCAAATCAAAAATGCCTGTCTAGCTTCAGTTTGTCAATCCCACCTAAACCCTTAAACAGCAATAACAAATTACTGACTAGAGGTATAAACTTGCTGGATATAGAGCCACATGATATTATGTTAAAGGATCATAAATCCACTAAGTTTTGAACCAGTGGTGGAATATGCTTTATACATGGAAATATGATAGTTTACTCTAGAGCACATAATCATTTGTAATTTATTGTTACATAAAGGTCTAATTGTCTCGCTATAGAAATCAATGAAAAAcaattcattaataaaaaaaaagga
Encoded here:
- the rbm24b gene encoding RNA-binding protein 24b; translation: MMHSAQKDTTFTKIFVGGLPYHTTDASLRKYFEVFGDIEEAVVITDRQTGKSRGYGFVTMADRASADRACKDPNPIIDGRKANVNLAYLGAKPRVIQPGFAFGVPQIHPAFIQRPYGIPAHYVYPQAFVQPSVVIPHVQPSAATATAAAATSPYLDYTGAAYAQYSAAATAAAAAAAYEQYPYAASPAPTSYMTTAGYGYTVQQPLATAATPGAAAAAAAFSQYQPQQLQTDRMQ